One Ethanoligenens harbinense YUAN-3 genomic window carries:
- a CDS encoding phosphopantetheine-binding protein, with protein sequence MVLERVKALAAEQFDVEEDELGAETAFEELGAEPEDVADFLLALDDEFDIDLSDIELDRIVTIGDAVDAVKDMLGQ encoded by the coding sequence GTGGTGCTTGAACGCGTGAAAGCGCTGGCGGCCGAACAATTCGATGTGGAAGAGGATGAGCTCGGCGCCGAAACCGCATTCGAAGAACTGGGTGCGGAGCCGGAAGACGTGGCGGATTTTCTGCTGGCTCTGGACGACGAATTCGATATCGATCTTTCCGATATCGAACTGGACCGCATCGTGACGATCGGCGACGCCGTGGATGCGGTGAAGGATATGCTGGGGCAATAG
- the infC gene encoding translation initiation factor IF-3, whose product MLLNEEIRDREVRVIDADGAQLGILSSREALRLAEEKNLDLVKIAPQAKPPVCRIMDYGKFRFEQAKKEKEAKKNQRVVEIKEIRMSLNIDTHDLETKAGHALQFLRSGDRVKVTVRFRGREMAHTELGKTLLGRFAALCEGVSSVEKQPKLEGRSMSLFLVAKPAPKESTSKGGNQNAKA is encoded by the coding sequence ATGCTTCTCAACGAAGAAATCAGAGACAGGGAAGTCCGTGTGATCGATGCGGACGGCGCGCAGCTGGGCATTCTTTCCTCGCGCGAGGCGCTGCGCCTGGCCGAAGAAAAAAATCTTGACCTGGTCAAGATCGCGCCGCAGGCGAAACCGCCGGTCTGCCGCATTATGGATTACGGAAAATTCCGCTTTGAGCAGGCCAAAAAAGAAAAAGAAGCCAAAAAGAACCAACGCGTCGTCGAAATCAAGGAAATCCGCATGTCGCTCAACATCGACACGCATGATCTGGAAACCAAGGCAGGTCATGCCTTGCAGTTTTTGCGATCGGGCGACCGTGTGAAGGTGACGGTTCGGTTCCGCGGGCGCGAAATGGCCCACACCGAACTGGGCAAAACGCTGCTCGGGCGTTTCGCCGCGTTGTGCGAAGGTGTTTCTTCCGTGGAAAAGCAACCCAAGCTCGAAGGGCGCAGCATGTCCCTGTTCCTTGTGGCCAAGCCTGCTCCGAAAGAATCAACCAGCAAGGGAGGAAACCAAAATGCCAAAGCTTAA
- the rplT gene encoding 50S ribosomal protein L20: MARVKGAMMTRKRRKKILKLAKGYWGGKSRLFRTANEAVMKSLSYAYVGRKLKKRDFRSLWITRISAACKLNGMNYSTFINGLKKAGIVLNRKILSELAVSDSAGFAALVEKAKAAL; the protein is encoded by the coding sequence ATGGCGAGAGTCAAAGGCGCGATGATGACGCGCAAACGCAGAAAGAAAATTTTAAAACTGGCAAAAGGGTACTGGGGCGGCAAGAGCCGGCTGTTCCGCACGGCCAACGAAGCCGTGATGAAATCCCTCAGCTATGCCTATGTGGGCCGCAAGCTGAAAAAACGTGACTTCCGTTCGCTCTGGATTACCCGCATTTCGGCGGCATGCAAGCTGAACGGCATGAACTATTCCACGTTCATCAACGGCCTGAAAAAAGCGGGCATTGTGCTCAACCGCAAGATCCTCTCCGAGCTTGCCGTGAGCGACAGCGCCGGATTCGCCGCTCTGGTGGAAAAGGCCAAAGCCGCGCTTTGA
- the rpmI gene encoding 50S ribosomal protein L35, whose protein sequence is MPKLKTHSGASKRLRFTKTGKIKRAHAFKSHILNKKDTKRKRGLRQAAYADATNVGALKHLCPYNN, encoded by the coding sequence ATGCCAAAGCTTAAAACACACAGCGGGGCGTCCAAACGCCTGCGTTTTACCAAAACCGGTAAGATCAAACGCGCGCATGCGTTCAAATCTCATATCCTCAACAAGAAAGATACCAAACGCAAACGCGGCCTGCGCCAGGCTGCCTATGCCGATGCCACCAATGTCGGCGCACTCAAACACCTTTGCCCTTATAACAACTGA
- the trmFO gene encoding methylenetetrahydrofolate--tRNA-(uracil(54)-C(5))-methyltransferase (FADH(2)-oxidizing) TrmFO codes for MTGTPCPITVVGAGLAGCEAAWQAANCGAQVTLVEMKPARFSPAHHSLDFAELVCSNSLRAEGLTNAVGLLKEEMRRLDSLILACADATRVPAGGALAVDRAGFSRMVTEKLEAHPCITVERRELSDIPAGPCVVATGPLTDGAMAEAVVRACGGEAPLHFYDAAAPIVTAESLDFDKVYFAARYGKGGADYINCPMTKEEYDAFYDALLTAEPAEVHGFEKSDPHVFEGCMPVEVMAARGRDTLRFGPLKPVGLPDPRTGREPYAVVQLRHDDAAGGLYNLVGFQTHLRFPEQKRVFSMIPGLERAEFVRYGVMHRNTFLNAPGLLDRFYRLKSDPRVFFAGQMTGVEGYLESAASGLDAGLNCARQTMGLPLADFTEKTAIGALAHYISGADGKQFQPMNVNFGIIAPLEKRVKAKRARYEAVSARALETLDTIRAAW; via the coding sequence ATGACCGGCACACCCTGCCCGATCACCGTTGTTGGTGCGGGGCTGGCGGGCTGCGAAGCCGCGTGGCAGGCCGCGAACTGCGGCGCGCAGGTCACGCTGGTGGAAATGAAGCCTGCGCGGTTCTCCCCCGCGCACCACAGCCTGGATTTTGCCGAGCTGGTCTGCTCCAATTCCCTGCGGGCCGAAGGCCTGACCAATGCCGTGGGTCTGCTCAAGGAGGAGATGCGCCGGCTGGATTCGCTCATCCTCGCCTGCGCGGACGCCACCCGCGTGCCCGCCGGCGGCGCGCTGGCGGTGGACCGCGCGGGCTTTTCCCGCATGGTAACGGAAAAGCTCGAGGCGCACCCGTGCATCACGGTGGAGCGGCGGGAACTGTCGGACATCCCGGCGGGTCCCTGTGTGGTCGCCACCGGCCCGCTGACCGACGGCGCCATGGCAGAAGCGGTCGTCCGTGCGTGCGGCGGCGAAGCGCCGCTGCATTTCTACGACGCGGCCGCTCCGATCGTCACCGCCGAAAGCCTCGATTTTGACAAGGTCTATTTTGCCGCGCGCTACGGCAAAGGCGGCGCCGATTACATCAACTGCCCGATGACCAAAGAAGAATACGACGCGTTCTACGACGCGCTGCTCACCGCCGAACCCGCGGAAGTGCACGGCTTTGAAAAAAGTGACCCGCATGTGTTCGAGGGCTGCATGCCGGTGGAAGTGATGGCCGCCCGCGGGCGGGACACGTTGCGGTTCGGGCCGCTCAAGCCGGTGGGTCTGCCCGACCCGAGGACCGGGAGGGAGCCGTACGCCGTGGTGCAGCTGCGGCACGACGACGCGGCCGGCGGCCTCTACAACCTGGTGGGATTCCAGACGCACTTGCGTTTTCCTGAGCAGAAACGGGTATTTTCGATGATTCCCGGGCTGGAGCGGGCGGAGTTCGTGCGGTATGGCGTGATGCACCGCAACACCTTTCTGAACGCGCCCGGTCTGCTTGACAGGTTCTACCGGCTCAAAAGCGATCCGCGTGTCTTTTTCGCTGGGCAGATGACCGGCGTGGAGGGCTATCTCGAATCCGCCGCATCCGGGCTGGACGCGGGCCTGAACTGCGCCCGGCAGACGATGGGCCTGCCTTTGGCGGATTTCACCGAAAAGACGGCCATCGGCGCGCTGGCGCACTACATCAGCGGGGCGGACGGCAAACAGTTTCAGCCGATGAACGTCAATTTCGGCATCATTGCGCCGCTGGAAAAGCGGGTGAAAGCCAAACGCGCGCGGTATGAGGCAGTCTCCGCCCGTGCGCTGGAAACGCTGGATACCATCCGCGCTGCGTGGTGA
- the plsX gene encoding phosphate acyltransferase PlsX, whose translation MRIIMDGLGGDNAPDEMLEGARLAVKEYGVEILITGEKEKLRAVAYEKSVPLDGIEILEADGALTMDDAPTEVLRGKKNCSMAVGLRALAEGRGDAFVSAGNTGAMVVGSRSIIGCVDGLRRPALAPILPHTTGCFMLLDGGANVECRPEMLLQFGHMGAIYMEKILSIQSPRVGLANIGAEEHKGTQLAQDAYALLKNSSLRFVGNVEGRDIPFGACDVLVADGFTGNIILKLMEGMGLFMGQTIKGMFTRNMLTMGAALVLKPALEGFKKKMDYTEYGGAPLMGLKKPVIKAHGSSNAHAFQNAVRQAVAFVKEDVIAEIEGTRPQASSAG comes from the coding sequence ATGAGGATCATTATGGACGGTCTCGGCGGCGACAATGCGCCGGACGAAATGTTGGAGGGCGCACGCCTTGCGGTAAAGGAATACGGTGTGGAGATCCTGATTACGGGGGAGAAGGAAAAACTGCGCGCAGTGGCCTATGAAAAAAGCGTGCCTCTGGACGGCATTGAGATCCTGGAAGCGGACGGCGCGCTGACGATGGACGACGCGCCCACCGAGGTGCTGCGCGGCAAAAAGAACTGCTCGATGGCCGTGGGGCTGCGCGCGCTGGCCGAAGGGCGGGGCGACGCGTTTGTCAGCGCGGGTAACACCGGCGCGATGGTGGTGGGTTCGCGGTCCATCATCGGGTGCGTGGACGGTCTGCGCCGCCCGGCGCTGGCGCCTATCCTGCCGCACACGACCGGCTGCTTTATGCTGTTGGACGGCGGGGCCAATGTGGAATGCCGCCCCGAGATGCTGTTGCAGTTCGGACATATGGGCGCGATCTATATGGAAAAAATCCTTTCCATTCAGAGCCCGCGTGTGGGTCTGGCCAACATCGGCGCCGAGGAACACAAGGGCACGCAGCTCGCGCAGGACGCTTACGCCCTGCTAAAGAATTCTTCCCTGCGTTTCGTGGGCAATGTGGAAGGGCGCGACATCCCGTTCGGCGCGTGCGACGTGCTGGTGGCCGATGGTTTTACCGGAAACATTATCCTCAAGCTGATGGAGGGGATGGGCCTGTTCATGGGGCAGACTATCAAAGGCATGTTCACCCGCAACATGCTGACCATGGGTGCCGCACTGGTCCTCAAGCCCGCGCTGGAAGGATTCAAAAAGAAGATGGATTACACCGAATACGGCGGCGCGCCGCTGATGGGGTTAAAAAAGCCGGTCATCAAGGCACATGGCAGTTCCAACGCACACGCGTTCCAGAACGCGGTGCGGCAGGCGGTGGCGTTTGTCAAGGAAGATGTCATTGCGGAAATCGAGGGAACCCGGCCGCAGGCCAGCTCTGCGGGCTGA
- a CDS encoding elongator complex protein 3: MGKAANVAFFVPHLGCAHACSFCDQRSIAGQAAPPSPADVAGTLARVREQMGSRSRDAEVAFFGGSFTAIPRRQMLALLEAVAPFLGADGFSGIRVSTRPDAVDDDVLALLRAHGVTSIELGAQSMDDAVLCRNGRGHTARQVRDAALRVGRAGFSLGLQMMTGLPGDGPAGARRTARELAALHPDTVRIYPALVLRGTRMAAWWADGTYEPQPLDDAVLLCAALFDYFTRRGIRVLRMGLHAEPSLEQNLLAGPWHPAFGELCESRVYYTRARRALARAPGADCLLAPRGETGKVAGQHRRNLLALEARVDRRLHIREDPGLPPLAVRAVKCL; the protein is encoded by the coding sequence GTGGGCAAAGCAGCGAACGTGGCTTTTTTTGTGCCCCATCTGGGCTGCGCGCACGCCTGCTCGTTCTGTGACCAGCGCAGCATCGCCGGGCAGGCCGCCCCGCCGTCTCCCGCAGACGTGGCGGGCACGCTTGCCCGCGTCCGGGAGCAAATGGGCAGCCGCTCCCGCGATGCGGAGGTCGCCTTTTTCGGCGGCAGTTTCACCGCCATTCCGCGCCGGCAGATGCTGGCACTTCTGGAAGCCGTCGCACCGTTTCTCGGTGCGGACGGCTTTTCGGGTATCCGTGTCTCCACCCGGCCGGATGCTGTGGACGATGATGTGCTGGCGCTGCTGCGGGCACACGGCGTGACATCCATCGAGCTTGGCGCGCAGAGCATGGACGACGCGGTGCTGTGCCGGAACGGCCGCGGCCACACCGCCCGGCAGGTGCGGGACGCCGCCTTGCGCGTCGGGCGTGCGGGGTTTTCGCTTGGTCTGCAAATGATGACCGGCCTACCCGGGGACGGTCCGGCAGGCGCGCGCCGCACCGCGCGCGAACTGGCCGCCCTGCATCCGGATACCGTGCGCATTTATCCGGCTCTGGTGCTCCGGGGCACGCGCATGGCCGCCTGGTGGGCAGACGGCACGTATGAACCCCAGCCGCTGGATGACGCCGTGCTGCTCTGTGCCGCGCTGTTCGATTATTTTACCCGCAGAGGCATCCGTGTGCTGCGGATGGGCCTGCATGCCGAGCCTTCGCTGGAACAGAACCTCCTGGCCGGACCGTGGCATCCCGCGTTTGGCGAGCTTTGCGAAAGCCGCGTCTACTATACCCGCGCGCGCCGGGCGCTGGCCCGTGCCCCCGGTGCCGACTGCCTGCTCGCCCCGCGTGGCGAAACCGGCAAAGTGGCAGGCCAGCACCGGCGCAACCTCCTCGCGCTTGAGGCGCGGGTGGACCGCCGTTTACATATCCGTGAAGACCCCGGTCTGCCGCCCCTTGCGGTGCGCGCGGTCAAATGCCTGTAA
- the topA gene encoding type I DNA topoisomerase produces MSNLVIVESPAKAHTIKKYLGRGYTVVASMGHVRDLPKSRMGVDIENSFTPKYIPIRGKAPLIKSLKKEARNSTKIFLATDPDREGEAISWHLANLLGLDEKTALRVTFNEITKTAVKDGIKNPRSIDLDLVNAYQARRILDRIVGYQLSPFLWKKIRPGLSAGRVQSVAVRLIVDREDEIRAFVPEEYWTIDASELLAPGSKKPFPAHFHGGLDGKKVEIKSKEEADAILRALGATETPEGIQVSGEVPFVVRTVKKSERKKSPAPPFTTSTLQQEASRRLGFQARRTMRAAQELYEGVDVKGYGAIGLITYMRTDSLRIAAEAQQAALAYVGETFGREYLPEKPRFYKSRANAQDAHEAIRPTMPELSPDQVKESLTADQYKLYKLIWERFIASQMANKVLDTVGVDITAGDCLFKASGNTVKFKGFSIVYEMTTDENKESGKPLPVLNEGDELQVQKLDGNQHFTQPPPRYTEASLIKTLEENGIGRPSTYATTITTILARLYVERDGKQLVPTPLGEVTTKLMREHFADIVDVEFTAKMENDLDKVETGEENWVQMLTDFYGGFDHTLKKAEEELGDVHMKVPDEETDIVCELCGRKMVIKNGRYGKFLACPGYPECKNTKPIVQETGAFCPLCGGRVLAKKSKSGKKYFGCEHNPTCGFMTWDTPLEEKCPQCGGSLFKKRGGQVYCAKEGCGYTREEKK; encoded by the coding sequence ATGTCAAATTTGGTAATCGTGGAATCACCGGCGAAGGCCCATACGATCAAAAAATATCTCGGGCGCGGGTATACGGTCGTCGCGTCGATGGGGCATGTGCGCGACCTGCCCAAGAGCCGGATGGGCGTGGACATCGAAAACAGCTTCACACCCAAATACATTCCCATCCGCGGCAAGGCGCCCCTCATCAAGTCCTTGAAAAAGGAAGCCAGGAACAGCACCAAGATCTTCCTCGCCACCGACCCCGACCGCGAGGGGGAAGCCATCAGCTGGCATTTGGCCAACCTGCTGGGGCTGGATGAAAAAACGGCGCTGCGCGTCACGTTCAACGAGATCACCAAGACCGCCGTCAAGGACGGCATCAAGAATCCGCGCTCCATTGACCTTGATCTCGTCAACGCCTACCAGGCCAGACGTATCCTCGACCGCATCGTGGGCTACCAGCTCAGCCCGTTTTTGTGGAAGAAGATCCGCCCGGGCCTTTCCGCCGGTCGTGTGCAGTCGGTGGCGGTGCGGCTGATTGTGGACCGTGAGGATGAGATCCGTGCTTTTGTGCCTGAGGAATACTGGACCATCGACGCGTCGGAGCTCCTCGCGCCCGGTTCCAAAAAGCCGTTTCCCGCTCACTTCCACGGCGGGCTGGACGGCAAGAAGGTCGAAATCAAGAGCAAGGAGGAGGCCGACGCGATCCTCAGGGCGCTTGGAGCCACGGAAACACCCGAAGGCATCCAAGTGTCCGGCGAGGTGCCGTTCGTGGTGCGCACCGTCAAAAAGAGCGAGCGCAAAAAGTCGCCCGCGCCGCCGTTTACCACCTCTACCCTTCAACAGGAGGCGTCCCGGCGTCTGGGGTTCCAGGCCCGGCGCACCATGCGCGCCGCACAGGAACTCTATGAAGGCGTGGATGTGAAGGGCTACGGCGCCATCGGTCTCATCACCTACATGCGTACCGATTCGCTGCGCATCGCGGCCGAGGCCCAGCAGGCGGCGCTCGCCTATGTGGGCGAAACGTTCGGGCGGGAGTATCTGCCCGAAAAGCCGCGCTTCTACAAGTCGCGCGCCAACGCACAGGATGCGCATGAAGCCATCCGCCCCACCATGCCGGAGCTTTCGCCCGATCAGGTGAAAGAGAGCCTGACGGCCGACCAGTATAAGCTCTACAAACTGATCTGGGAGCGTTTCATCGCCAGCCAGATGGCCAACAAGGTGCTCGATACCGTCGGCGTGGACATCACCGCGGGGGACTGCCTGTTCAAGGCGTCGGGCAACACGGTGAAGTTTAAGGGCTTTTCCATCGTGTACGAGATGACGACGGATGAGAACAAGGAGTCTGGCAAGCCGCTGCCCGTGCTGAACGAAGGTGACGAGCTGCAGGTGCAGAAGCTGGACGGCAACCAGCACTTCACCCAGCCGCCGCCCCGCTACACCGAGGCTTCGCTCATCAAGACGCTGGAGGAAAACGGCATCGGCCGCCCAAGCACCTATGCCACCACCATCACCACCATTCTCGCCCGCCTGTATGTGGAGCGGGACGGCAAGCAGCTGGTGCCCACGCCGCTGGGCGAAGTGACCACCAAGCTGATGCGTGAGCATTTTGCCGACATCGTGGATGTGGAATTCACGGCCAAGATGGAAAATGATCTGGATAAGGTGGAAACCGGCGAGGAAAACTGGGTGCAGATGCTCACCGATTTCTACGGCGGGTTCGACCATACCCTCAAAAAGGCCGAGGAAGAACTCGGGGACGTGCACATGAAGGTGCCCGACGAGGAGACCGACATCGTCTGTGAGCTCTGCGGGCGCAAGATGGTCATCAAAAACGGGCGCTACGGCAAATTTCTCGCCTGCCCGGGCTATCCGGAGTGCAAAAACACCAAGCCCATCGTGCAGGAAACCGGCGCGTTCTGCCCGCTCTGCGGCGGGCGTGTGCTGGCCAAAAAATCCAAGAGCGGCAAGAAATATTTCGGCTGCGAGCATAACCCCACCTGCGGGTTTATGACATGGGACACGCCGCTGGAGGAAAAATGCCCCCAATGTGGCGGCAGCCTGTTTAAAAAACGCGGCGGGCAGGTCTACTGCGCCAAAGAAGGCTGCGGATACACCCGTGAGGAGAAGAAATGA
- the dprA gene encoding DNA-processing protein DprA, whose translation MEHWIWLAQAFSPGSPKPCALAEALGGARVVHEADEAALAASGICTAHDLSLLRPHSLAQAERIIEHCLARGYDIRTFADEDYPALLREIHAPPAVLYVSGRLPAADMLCIAMVGARRVTDYGAAAAERLAMGLANAGVGVVSGLAAGVDTHAHKGALKGGGKTYAVLGCGLDTVYPASNRELYRLVAKTGAVLSEFPPDAGPDRHHFPIRNRIIAGLCAGTVVVEAGRKSGSLITAGQALEMGRDVFAVPGSIFSPMSEGTNQLLREGAKPACGVADLLEEYPEALARILPAEPAQQSLFPPAAVPPRPEPVPEKPATPARRPVQGLDDVQRAVLALLDASPRHVDELAVRASLPPGQVLAVLTVLEIQGLARSEPGRRFCTV comes from the coding sequence GTGGAGCATTGGATCTGGCTGGCGCAGGCGTTTTCGCCCGGCAGCCCCAAACCGTGTGCCCTGGCGGAAGCGCTGGGCGGCGCGCGCGTGGTGCATGAGGCGGACGAGGCGGCGCTGGCCGCTTCCGGCATCTGCACCGCGCACGATCTTTCGCTGCTGCGGCCGCACAGCCTGGCGCAGGCGGAGCGCATCATCGAGCACTGCCTGGCGCGCGGGTATGACATCCGCACATTTGCGGATGAAGACTATCCCGCCCTGCTGCGGGAGATCCACGCGCCGCCCGCCGTGCTGTATGTTTCCGGCCGTCTGCCCGCGGCAGACATGCTCTGCATCGCCATGGTGGGCGCACGGCGTGTCACCGATTATGGCGCTGCCGCCGCAGAGCGGCTGGCCATGGGGCTGGCAAACGCGGGGGTGGGCGTGGTGAGCGGCCTGGCCGCCGGGGTGGACACCCATGCGCACAAGGGTGCGCTCAAGGGTGGCGGCAAAACCTACGCGGTGCTGGGCTGCGGGCTGGATACCGTTTATCCCGCGTCCAACCGCGAGCTCTACCGTCTGGTCGCCAAAACGGGCGCGGTGCTGTCCGAATTTCCGCCGGACGCGGGCCCCGACCGGCACCATTTTCCCATCCGCAACCGCATCATCGCGGGGCTCTGCGCGGGCACCGTGGTGGTGGAAGCCGGCCGCAAGAGCGGCTCGCTCATCACCGCCGGGCAGGCGCTGGAGATGGGCCGCGATGTATTCGCCGTGCCCGGCAGCATCTTCAGCCCGATGAGCGAGGGCACCAACCAGCTCTTGCGCGAGGGGGCAAAGCCCGCCTGCGGCGTGGCCGACCTGCTGGAGGAATATCCAGAGGCGCTTGCGCGCATACTGCCGGCAGAGCCGGCGCAGCAGTCGCTTTTCCCGCCCGCGGCAGTGCCGCCCCGCCCGGAGCCTGTCCCCGAAAAGCCCGCCACCCCGGCAAGGCGCCCGGTGCAGGGGCTGGACGACGTGCAGCGCGCGGTGCTCGCCCTGCTGGACGCATCGCCCCGCCATGTGGACGAACTGGCCGTGCGGGCCAGCCTGCCGCCCGGGCAGGTGCTGGCGGTGCTCACGGTGCTGGAGATCCAGGGGCTGGCGCGTTCCGAACCCGGCAGGCGGTTTTGCACCGTCTGA
- a CDS encoding TrmH family RNA methyltransferase: MLEITSRDNPLVRDYVRLRENRAFRRETGRFVLEGARLLGDALESGVRMETVFFTGEACEKHPALLASARDGGARVCLVGDAVAAKLADTAAPQGVFAAAFMLDKAFALDKINLGGAYAALENIRDPGNLGAVLRTAEALGLSGVLLSAGCADIYAPKVVRASMGAVFRTAFFQTEDLPAALSLLREKGLQTLAALAGGTTRLLTQLDLRGGVVAAIGNEGAGLSDACVDACDPFTIPMKGRAESLNAAAAAAIILWEIMRSR; the protein is encoded by the coding sequence ATGCTCGAAATCACCAGTCGTGACAACCCGCTGGTGCGCGATTATGTGCGCCTGCGCGAAAACCGTGCGTTTCGCCGCGAGACAGGCCGCTTTGTGCTGGAGGGGGCAAGGCTGCTCGGCGACGCGTTGGAAAGCGGTGTGCGTATGGAAACGGTATTTTTCACCGGGGAGGCTTGCGAAAAACATCCCGCGCTGCTTGCGTCCGCACGGGACGGCGGGGCGCGCGTCTGCCTTGTGGGCGACGCCGTTGCCGCCAAGCTGGCGGACACCGCCGCGCCGCAGGGGGTGTTTGCCGCGGCATTTATGCTTGACAAAGCGTTCGCGTTGGATAAAATAAACTTAGGCGGCGCATATGCGGCGCTGGAAAATATCCGCGATCCGGGTAATCTGGGCGCGGTGCTGCGCACGGCAGAGGCGCTGGGGCTTTCGGGTGTGTTGCTTTCCGCAGGCTGTGCCGATATCTACGCGCCCAAGGTAGTGCGGGCATCCATGGGGGCGGTGTTTCGCACCGCGTTTTTCCAGACGGAAGACCTGCCCGCCGCGCTCTCCCTGCTGCGGGAGAAAGGCCTGCAGACCCTCGCGGCGCTTGCGGGCGGCACCACCAGACTGCTCACGCAGCTCGATCTGCGCGGCGGCGTGGTGGCGGCCATCGGGAACGAGGGCGCGGGCCTTTCCGATGCCTGCGTGGACGCGTGCGACCCTTTCACCATCCCCATGAAAGGGCGCGCGGAGTCGCTCAATGCGGCGGCGGCCGCCGCCATCATCCTGTGGGAAATTATGCGCAGTCGGTAA
- the rnc gene encoding ribonuclease III — protein MLEELEKNLGYTFADKSLLENALTHSSYANEMKKHSCGSNERLEFLGDAVLGIISAEYLYFHHTRVPEGELTRLRASMVCERSLQGFARTVELGRWLRLGRGEENTGGRERSSILADAFEAVIAAIYIDGGFPAAKRFVTRFADSFFAAHLENGRRDYKTELQEIVQKNHGEKLEYVLVGESGPDHDKQFLVEVHLNNNCIGAGRGGSKKEAEQMAAREALSLMGQ, from the coding sequence ATGCTCGAAGAACTCGAAAAAAATCTGGGCTATACGTTTGCGGATAAAAGCCTGCTGGAAAACGCGCTCACCCATTCCTCATATGCCAACGAGATGAAGAAGCACAGCTGTGGAAGCAACGAACGGCTGGAGTTTCTGGGCGACGCGGTGCTGGGGATCATCTCTGCGGAATACCTTTATTTCCATCACACCCGCGTGCCGGAGGGTGAGCTCACCCGCCTGCGCGCATCCATGGTCTGCGAGCGCTCGCTGCAGGGATTTGCGCGCACCGTGGAGTTGGGCCGTTGGCTTCGGCTGGGGCGCGGCGAAGAAAACACCGGCGGCAGGGAGCGCTCGTCCATTCTGGCGGATGCGTTCGAGGCCGTCATCGCCGCCATCTATATCGACGGCGGGTTCCCCGCAGCCAAACGCTTTGTCACCCGCTTTGCCGACAGCTTTTTTGCCGCGCACTTGGAAAACGGACGCCGCGACTACAAAACGGAGCTGCAGGAGATCGTCCAGAAAAACCATGGAGAAAAGCTGGAATATGTGCTGGTGGGGGAATCCGGTCCCGACCACGACAAACAGTTTTTGGTGGAAGTGCATCTGAACAACAACTGCATCGGCGCAGGGCGCGGCGGCAGCAAGAAGGAAGCTGAGCAGATGGCCGCCCGCGAAGCGCTTTCCCTGATGGGACAGTAA
- a CDS encoding flavodoxin family protein has translation MKITVLHGQMHQGSTYHLTKMVLDRLSGPDTAIREFFMPKDMPAPCVGCNRCFLEGEENCPQADAVRPVAEALEEADLIVLESPCYVFGMTGQLKILLDHLGYRWMPHRPHPKMFRKVGLAVSTAAGGGADKVVKALARHLFFWGVPAIHRFSANVQAAKWDEVKGEKRKKLEKRAVCTAAAIRRQIGRARPGVKTCFLFYIMRSMHKKGVFSPTDHAHWERNGWLDGKTPWKDPA, from the coding sequence GTGAAGATCACGGTTCTGCACGGGCAGATGCATCAGGGCAGTACATATCACCTCACCAAAATGGTGCTGGACAGGCTTTCCGGCCCCGATACGGCCATCCGGGAATTTTTCATGCCGAAGGACATGCCCGCGCCCTGTGTGGGCTGCAACCGCTGCTTCCTGGAGGGAGAGGAGAACTGCCCGCAGGCGGATGCCGTCCGCCCCGTCGCGGAAGCGCTGGAGGAAGCCGACCTGATCGTGCTCGAATCGCCCTGCTATGTGTTCGGAATGACCGGGCAGCTCAAGATATTGCTGGACCATCTGGGCTACCGCTGGATGCCTCACCGCCCGCATCCGAAAATGTTCCGTAAAGTGGGCTTGGCGGTGTCCACTGCGGCGGGCGGTGGTGCGGATAAGGTGGTCAAAGCCCTCGCAAGGCATTTGTTTTTCTGGGGGGTGCCCGCCATCCACCGCTTCTCGGCGAACGTGCAGGCCGCAAAGTGGGACGAGGTCAAAGGCGAAAAGCGGAAAAAGCTGGAGAAGCGCGCCGTGTGTACAGCGGCTGCCATCCGGCGGCAGATCGGGCGGGCAAGGCCCGGCGTCAAAACATGCTTTTTGTTTTATATCATGCGTTCCATGCACAAAAAGGGTGTTTTCAGCCCAACCGACCATGCGCACTGGGAGCGCAACGGCTGGCTGGACGGGAAAACACCGTGGAAAGACCCGGCCTGA